One Paroedura picta isolate Pp20150507F chromosome 16, Ppicta_v3.0, whole genome shotgun sequence genomic region harbors:
- the TBX6 gene encoding T-box transcription factor TBX6 has translation MYHPSEMFSQYGGSYPLRPPPPPGAGYPQSQAPQYEALRYPDLDAAPKLDSFFPGLEPSGRLLPPAPGLSYGPSQGLPPGAPPSTRIPSGVRMSLENGELWKRFSSIGTEMIITKAGRRMFPQLKVSVTGLDSEAKYLMLVDVVPVGGSRYKWHGKRWEASGKAELPPPDRVYIHPDSPASGAHWMRQPVSFHRLKLTNNTLDPHGHLIVHSMHRYQPRIHVVGAGGRRGAGGGCASFTFPETQFLTVTAYQNPQITQMKIESNPFAKGFRENGMNSKREREARIKRKMKANECETNVGESESKKGPCDSTLTEEMPVDHPQEQPPPPGLPHPSCSFYPTGGTNPSGAEAYVQHPAAFHGLRGTPSPYGSPSQEMAPPPSPPTAKSPHEQSDFRAMLPTSWNSLDIIPFLGGPDPPDASPFTPFKFSFAPYPPTPRVYGPPTSYPGSQPPML, from the exons ATGTATCACCCTTCGGAGATGTTTTCGCAGTACGGGGGCTCCTATCCTCTGCGGCCTCCCCCGCCTCCAGGAGCTGGGTATCCTCAGAGTCAGGCGCCCCAATACGAAGCCCTCAGATATCCAG ATCTCGATGCTGCCCCCAAGCTGGATAGCTTCTTCCCCGGCCTGGAACCTTCAGGGCGCCTCCTGCCCCCAGCTCCTGGCCTCTCCTACGGGCCCAGCCAGGGTCTGCCTCCCGGTGCCCCACCGAGCACACGCATCCCCTCCGGAGTACGAATGAGCCTGGAGAACGGGGAGCTTTGGAAAAGGTTCAGCAGCATTGGCACAGAGATGATCATCACCaaggcaggcag GCGGATGTTTCCACAGCTGAAAGTTTCGGTAACTGGACTGGATTCCGAGGCCAAGTATTTGATGCTGGTGGATGTCGTCCCAGTGGGCGGCTCCCGATACAAGTGGCACGGCAAACGCTGGGAAGCCAGCGGCAAGGCTGAACTGCCGCCCCCAGACCGGGTCTACATCCACCCGGACTCACCTGCGTCAGGGGCGCATTGGATGCGCCAGCCTGTATCCTTCCACCGGCTCAAGCTCACCAACAACACGCTGGACCCCCACGGACAC CTGATTGTCCACTCCATGCATCGTTACCAGCCACGGATCCACGTGGTTGGAGCCGGAGGGCGCCGTGGTGCAGGGGGCGGTTGTGCTTCTTTCACCTTTCCAGAGACTCAGTTTCTGACTGTTACAGCCTACCAGAATCCACAG ATTACTCAAATGAAGATTGAGAGCAACCCTTTTGCCAAAGGCTTCCGGGAGAACGGCATGAACAGCAAAAG GGAGCGGGAGGCCAGAATCAAGAGGAAAATGAAGGCAAATGAATGTGAGACCAATGTGGGAGAAAGCG AGAGCAAGAAAGGCCCGTGCGATTCTACCCTGACTGAGGAGATGCCTGTGGATCACCCGCAAGAGCAGCCGCCACCCCCGGGACTCCCACACCCTTCCTGTTCCTTCTACCCCACTGGAGGGACTAACCCCAGCGGAGCTGAAGCTTACGTGCAGCACCCAGCTGCCTTCCATGGCTTGCGAGGAACCCCATCGCCCTATGGCAG CCCGAGCCAAGAAATGGCACCTCCTCCATCTCCACCCACTGCCAAGTCGCCTCACGAGCAATCAGATTTCAGAGCGATGCTCCCAACAAGCTGGAACAGCCTGGACATCATCCCTTTCCTTGGGGGGCCAGACCCACCAGATGCTTCTCCCTTCACCCCGTTCAAGTTCAGCTTCGCACCTTACCCCCCAACACCCCGTGTGTATGGGCCGCCCACTAGCTACCCTGGCTCCCAGCCCCCCATGCTctaa
- the YPEL3 gene encoding protein yippee-like 3, whose translation MVRLSKPKTFQAYLDNCHRRYSCVHCRAHLANHDDLISKSFQGSQGRAYLFNSVVNVGCGPAEERVLLTGLHAVADIYCENCKTTLGWKYEQAFETSQKYKEGKYIIELNHMIKDNGWD comes from the exons ATGGTGAGGCTGTCCAAACCCAAAACTTTCCAAGCCTACCTGGACAACTGCCACCGACGCTACAGCTGCGTGCATTGCCGAGCCCACCTGGCCAACCACGACGACCTGATCTCCAAG TCTTTTCAAGGAAGCCAAGGCCGGGCGTATTTATTCAACTCTGT AGTAAATGTTGGATGCGGCCCAGCCGAAGAACGGGTCCTGCTGACCGGCCTGCACGCCGTGGCTGATATCTACTGTGAGAACTGCAAAACCACCCTTGGATGGAAATAT GAACAAGCCTTCGAGACCAGTCAGAAATACAAGGAGGGGAAATATATCATTGAGCTCAACCACATGATCAAGGATAATGGATGGGATTGA
- the GDPD3 gene encoding lysophospholipase D GDPD3 — MGYPLLLFGLPALGIYALTSHCLRKRPHLLHKPRRFPMRCRHVSHRGGSGERIENTLEAFSHAHSQGTNLLELDCHLTKDGVVVVSHDDDLERETGHKIRISETNYKDLPPYKDSLEVTFSPGHYSQGSDHRIPRLEEVFQRFPDLPINIEIKENNDELIQKVAGLIRQYDRAHISIWASFEEEVLKKCCSANKDMPYIFSVRRGITILLLYYVGLLPFIPLKESFLEFFLPSIMNRTYFPVEKGYCGALLAKFTHKVTMRKKLFKHLEDRGIQVLLWVLNEERDFEEAFNYGVSGVMTDYPSSLRKYLDSHPPLCDK; from the exons atGGGTTACCCCTTGCTCCTCTTTGGCCTGCCTGCCTTGGGGATCTATGCCCTGACCTCTCACTGCCTGCGAAAGAGACCACACCTGCTCCACAAGCCACGCAGATTCCCCATGCGATGCCGGCATGTATCCCACCGTGGAG GCAGCGGAGAGCGGATTGAGAACACTTTAGAAGCCTTCAGCCA TGCTCACAGCCAGGGGACAAATCTGCTGGAACTTGACTGCCACTTGACAAAGGACGGGGTTGTGGTGGTGTCCCATGATGACGATCTGGAACGCGAGACGGGACACAAGATCAGGATCAGTGAGACGAACTATAAG GATCTGCCTCCCTATAAGGACTCTCTGGAGGTGACCTTCTCCCCAG gccattaTTCCCAGGGTTCAGACCACCGTATTCCACGCTTGGAGGAGGTTTTTCAGAGATTCCCTGACCTGCCTATCAATATAGAAATTAAGGAGAATAATGACGAACTCATACAAAAG GTAGCAGGCCTCATCCGCCAATACGACCGCGCCCACATCAGCATCTGGGCCTCCTTTGAAGAGGAAGTGTTGAAGAAATGCTGCTCAGCT AACAAAGATATGCCTTACATCTTCTCCGTCCGACGTGGCATCACCATCCTGCTCCTCTACTATGTGGGGCTCCTGCCTTTCATCCCACTGAAGGAATCTTTCCTCGAGTTCTTCCTGCCCTCCATCATGAACAG GACCTATTTTCCAGTGGAAAAGGGCTACTGCGGAGCACTGCTGGCCAAATTTACCCACAA GGTGACCATGAGGAAAAAGCTTTTCAAGCATCTTGAAGACAGAGGGATACAG GTCCTTCTTTGGGTCTTGAATGAAGAAAGAGATTTTGAAGAGGCCTTTAACTACGGTGTCTCTGGCGTCATGACTGATTACCCCTCTAGCCTCCGAAAGTATCTGGACAGCCATCCACCTCTTTGCGACAAATGA